CGGCAGGAACGCGAACACGGTGGTCAGCACCGTCGTGACGACGGGCCAGCTCACCTGCCCGGCGCCCTCGATGGCCGCCTGCATCGGCGGCATGCCCTCTTCGTGCCGCGCAACGATGTTTTCGGCGACGACGATCGCATCGTCGACCAGGATGCCGATCACCACGATCAGGCCGAACATGGTGAGCAGGTTCAGCGTGATGCCGGTCATACGCATCATGGCGATCGTGCCCGCCAGCGAGATGATCAGTCCGATGGCCACCCAGAACGACACGCGCCAGTTCAACAACAGCACGAGCACCAGGAACACCAGCGCCCCGCCCTGCAGCGCGTTGCGTGTCAGGAGCTCGAGGCGTCCGGTGACGAATCTTGCGAGGTCGGTCGTGATGCGAGCCTCGCCCGGCAGGCGGCCCATCCACTTCTGGCCCGACTCATAGGCCTGCAGCCGGTCCGACACCGGGCTAAGGTCGAGCGGCTTGCCCTGGGCCTCGAGCTGCTTGTTCTGCATCTCCCGCAGGAACGTGCCGATGCGTTCGCCGATGGTCAGCTCGAGCGGCTCGCCTCGCATGCCGGCGGTGTAGGCCTTGGTCAGTTCGGCGATCTTGACCACGTCGGTGTCGCCGACCTGGAAGCAGGTCAGCGAGACGGCCGGCTGTCCTTCGAGCCGCGTGATGAGGTCGGTATCGCGGAACCCATACTCGACGTCGGCGATGTCGCCGAGCCGCAGCACCCGTCCGCCTTCACCCTTGACGACGATATCGGCGACGAGCTTGGCGTCTTCTTCGACGCGGACGGTGCGCACCGACAGCGTCTGCGTGCCCGTGCGCACGGTGCCACCGGGCAGCTCGCGCATGGCGGCACGCACGCGATCTGAGATCATCGGTAGGCTGAGCTGGTGCTCGACCATCGCCTGCGGCCTGACCGACACGCGGATCTCGTCGGTCCGGATGCCGTCGATCGTCACGTCGGCCATGCCCGGCAAGGCCCGCAGGTCTTCTCGGATCGCCAGCGCAGCTTCCTTCAGCGCCCGCTCGCTGGTATCGCCGTAGATCGACAGGATCACGGCGGGCAGATTCGGTTCGAGCTTGTCGACGATGATGCGTTCGGATTGCTCGGGGAGGTCCTGGAGCGAATCGACCTCGCGCTTGACGTCGCTGACGGCCTCGTCGATATCGACCGAATCCTCGAACTCGATGATGAGCTGGGCGCTGCCCTCGGTCACGGTCGTGTTGATCTCGACCACGTCGCGCAGGTCGGCGACGCGGTCTTCGATCTTGATCGCCAGCGAACGCTCGATCTCGTCGGGCGAGGCGCCCGGATATGGCGCGGCCACGACCACGCGGTTGGGCCTGACCTCGGGGAAGAACTCCCGGCGCAGACCGAGCCCGAGAAGGATGCCGGCGCCGATGATGGCGAACATCAGCAGGTTCGCAACGACCGGCTTACGCACGCCGAAGGCCGGGAGGCTCATGGCGCGCCTCCGGACTCGCCGACGCGGATGGGCGAGCCGTCGCGCAGGTCATCAAGGTTGGTCACCAGCACCTGCTGGCCTTGCTGCAAGTCCGCCTCGACGGCAAACCACAGCGACTCGCCGGATGGCGCGCCTTCGATGTCGCCCTCGAGCGCGAACAGCGTCTCGACGTCGACCCGCCGGGCCCGCGCGGGCGAGTTCAGGTCGGCGATCAGCACGCCGCCCTGCACGACGGCGCGCCTGGGCACCAGCAGGTGGGCAACGGGCCGGCTCGGCAGCACGCGTCCGACGACGAACATGCCCGGCCGGAGGATGACGCCGTTGCTGGGCGTGAGCATGCCGCGCTCGTCGGTCTCCAGTTCCTGGGCGACCTCGACAAAGACGCGGATGGACCTGGTCTGAGCGTCGGCTTCGGGCGCGAGCCTCGTAATCGTGCCGTTCCACCGAGCGTCAGAACCCGACTCAAGCACGACCTCGACCTCGTCGCCGATGGCGATGTCGCCCGCCGCCGAGGCCGGAAGCGAAAGCGGAAGCTCGAGGCGGCCCAGGTCGACGATGCGGGCGGCCGGGTCGCCAACGCGGGCGTAGTCGCCCTCGTCCAGCGAGACGTCCTGCAGCACGCCGGAGATGGGCGCCGTTACGGTGGCGCGCTCGAGGTCCTGCTTGGCCTGGTCGAGCTCGGCCCGCTGCGACGTGATGTTGGCCTCCAGCGAGGCGCGCCGGGCCGGGATGGATCTGGACTGCTGCTGCAGGGCCGACGCCTCCCGGGCGGCCCGGCGGTAGGCGGCCAGCTTCTGGTCGACCTCGGTGGGGGTGCCGGCGCCGCGGTCTTCGAAGATGCCTCGGGCGCGTTCGTACTCACGCCGGGCGATCTCGGCCTCCTCCAGCACCAGCGTGATCTGCTCATCGAGCGATGCCGCCTCGACGCCGAGCTGGTCGATCTGGGCCTCCAGAGCCGTGACCGTGCCCTCGAGCGCCGTCACGCGTTGGCGAAAGTCTCTGGGATCGATCTCGAGGATCAGGTCGCCCGCCTCGACCGACAGGCCGGCTTCGATCCCGTCGGGCCGATCGACGATCCGGCCGGCGACCTGCACCGCGACCTGGGCCGCCGTCATGGATCGTACCGTGCCGTACCCCGTCCAGGGCCGAGCGGTCTCGACGCGGCGGACCTCGACCGTACGGACGAGCGGCGGCAGTCCGGCGTCTTCGCTGAGGGTGGGCTCGGCCCTGGTGGCCTTGAGGATCTGGAACAGCCCCGTGGCCGCGATGAGCAGGAAGAGTCCGGCCAAGACGCGGGTGGCGAGGGGGATCGCCCTCCGCAATCGGCTGAGCGTAGTGTTCGGCATGTACTCGGACGCTCGGGCGTCCCTCCTTGGTGCACAGGTTACGCCCGAGACCGGCCCTGGGGGGCGTTGCATATCGTTGACTCCCGCCAATGAGCCGATACACTGGGCGGTTCGGGCTTGTAGCTCAGTCGGTAGAGCGCACCGCTGATAACGGTGAGGTCACAGGTTCAAGTCCTGTCAGGCCCATTCCTCCGGACCCGA
This Phycisphaerales bacterium DNA region includes the following protein-coding sequences:
- a CDS encoding efflux RND transporter periplasmic adaptor subunit — protein: MPNTTLSRLRRAIPLATRVLAGLFLLIAATGLFQILKATRAEPTLSEDAGLPPLVRTVEVRRVETARPWTGYGTVRSMTAAQVAVQVAGRIVDRPDGIEAGLSVEAGDLILEIDPRDFRQRVTALEGTVTALEAQIDQLGVEAASLDEQITLVLEEAEIARREYERARGIFEDRGAGTPTEVDQKLAAYRRAAREASALQQQSRSIPARRASLEANITSQRAELDQAKQDLERATVTAPISGVLQDVSLDEGDYARVGDPAARIVDLGRLELPLSLPASAAGDIAIGDEVEVVLESGSDARWNGTITRLAPEADAQTRSIRVFVEVAQELETDERGMLTPSNGVILRPGMFVVGRVLPSRPVAHLLVPRRAVVQGGVLIADLNSPARARRVDVETLFALEGDIEGAPSGESLWFAVEADLQQGQQVLVTNLDDLRDGSPIRVGESGGAP